Proteins encoded in a region of the Amia ocellicauda isolate fAmiCal2 chromosome 19, fAmiCal2.hap1, whole genome shotgun sequence genome:
- the lpar3 gene encoding lysophosphatidic acid receptor 3 has product MDSNKNNCYHDMPMSFFYNNSNQTKDEWDSTHLIIVQVFGSLFCLFIFVSNAMVIAAVITNRRFHYPFYYLLANLAASDFLAGIAYVYLMFNTGEVSRKLTVELYFFRQGLLDTSLSASLTNLFVIALERYISVMRLKVHSNLTKRRVTVLIFFVWAISIFLGAVPSLGWNCICSLEHCSKLAPIFSRSYLIFWSVTNLLLFLIMVAIYMRIYMYVKKKTTMLSPHTSGSINRKRTPIKLIKTVMTVLGAFVICWTPGLVVLLLDGLNCKQCQVLQFKRWLLLLAVLNSVMNPIIYSWKDEEMWMTLRNMIRCVCTGTRRQRSSRANARALSSTQDNSTNITEEGKMSLQQAGKE; this is encoded by the exons ATGGACAGTAATAAGAACAACTGCTATCATGATATGCCCATGAGTTTCTTTTACAACAACAGCAACCAGACCAAAGATGAGTGGGACTCCACACACCTCATTATTGTACAGGTCTTCGGCTCACTCTTCTGTCTCTTCATCTTCGTCTCCAACGCAATGGTCATTGCCGCCGTGATCACAAACCGCCGGTTCCATTACCCCTTCTACTACCTTCTTGCTAACTTGGCCGCTTCGGACTTCCTGGCCGGGATAGCTTATGTGTACCTCATGTTTAACACAGGGGAAGTATCCAGGAAGTTGACTGTGGAGCTGTATTTTTTCCGCCAGGGTCTTCTGGATACCagcctctctgcctctctgacGAACCTGTTTGTGATTGCCTTAGAACGCTACATCTCCGTCATGAGGCTGAAAGTGCACAGCAACCTGACCAAACGCCGGGTGACGGTCTTAATTTTCTTTGTCTGGGCTATTTCCATCTTCTTGGGTGCCGTTCCTAGCCTGGGCTGGAATTGTATCTGCAGCTTGGAGCACTGCTCCAAACTGGCCCCCATCTTCAGCAGGAGCTACCTGATCTTCTGGTCTGTGACCAACCTCTTGTTGTTCCTGATCATGGTGGCAATCTATATGAGGATATACATGTACGTGAAGAAGAAAACCACAATGCTGTCCCCTCACACTAGTGGATCTATAAATCGGAAGCGGACGCCCATCAAGCTCATAAAGACCGTAATGACGGTGCTCG GTGCCTTTGTAATCTGTTGGACTCCTGGGCTGGTGGTTCTGCTGTTGGACGGCCTGAACTGCAAGCAGTGTCAGGTGCTGCAATTCAAGCGCTGGCTCCTGCTTCTGGCTGTGCTGAACTCCGTCATGAACCCCATCATTTACTCCTGGAAGGACGAGGAGATGTGGATGACCTTAAGGAACATGATACGCTGTGTCTGCACTGGGACCAGGAGGCAGAGGTCTTCGCGCGCCAATGCCCGAGCCCTGAGCTCCACCCAGGACAACAGCACGAACATCACAGAGGAGGGCAAGATGTCCCTTCAGCAGGCAGGCAAGGAATGA